One genomic window of Paraburkholderia phytofirmans PsJN includes the following:
- a CDS encoding AraC family transcriptional regulator — protein sequence METFDPDGVEQPVFVIREHHETLDEPLGAYRRARLIHVSAGVLIVRTETERWVVPPGHAVWMPAGLLHRLSAASPVEFHSLHVAPDAAPLAPHSGAVVPDPLVGALLIAAADLPHDQPFDEPAARLVQVLLDRLPGLRTVPLGLNWPRDPRAQRIADALSANPADAAVLEELAAAAGVTARTAARLFVKETGQTFGQWRQQLRLLVALEHLGGGASVTQVALEVGYSDVSSFIAVFRDAFGDTPARYFR from the coding sequence ATGGAGACTTTTGATCCAGACGGCGTCGAGCAACCGGTCTTCGTGATCCGCGAGCACCACGAGACGCTGGACGAACCGTTGGGCGCCTATCGTCGCGCGCGGCTGATCCACGTGAGCGCCGGGGTGCTGATCGTGCGCACCGAAACCGAGCGCTGGGTGGTGCCGCCGGGTCACGCGGTCTGGATGCCCGCGGGTCTGCTGCACCGTTTGTCCGCCGCCAGTCCCGTCGAATTTCATTCGCTCCATGTCGCGCCTGACGCCGCGCCGCTTGCGCCGCACAGCGGCGCCGTCGTGCCCGACCCGCTGGTGGGGGCGTTGCTGATCGCCGCGGCCGATCTGCCGCACGACCAACCGTTCGACGAACCGGCCGCGCGTCTCGTGCAAGTGTTGCTGGACCGGCTGCCGGGTCTGCGCACCGTGCCGCTAGGGTTGAACTGGCCGCGCGATCCACGCGCCCAGCGGATCGCCGACGCGCTGAGCGCCAATCCGGCCGACGCTGCGGTACTCGAAGAGCTGGCCGCGGCGGCCGGCGTGACGGCCCGAACGGCGGCGCGGCTGTTCGTCAAGGAAACGGGGCAAACCTTCGGGCAGTGGCGCCAGCAACTTCGCCTGCTGGTCGCATTGGAACACCTCGGCGGCGGTGCGAGCGTCACGCAGGTGGCGCTCGAAGTGGGCTACAGCGACGTGTCGTCGTTCATTGCGGTGTTCCGGGATGCGTTCGGCGACACGCCCGCGCGTTATTTCCGCTAA
- a CDS encoding glutaminase codes for MNYASILEQIRGDLQPFLGTGKVADYIPELATVPADSFGMAIVTASGEIFRTGEADTRFSIQSISKLFACTLAFQLLGDALWERVGREPSGTAFNSLVQLESERGKPRNPFINAGALVVTDVLCRRFVQAETALVEFMRRLTGETSIDYDSRIAQSELQHAHRNRAMAHFMASFGNMEMPPEVVVDAYCRQCAISMSCVELAKAALFLTNHGVAPVTGERILDTSSAKRLSALMLTCGTYDAAGDFVYRVGLPAKSGVGGGIVAVLPGEMAACVWSPALDSNGNSAAGVLALEWLTTYTGQSIF; via the coding sequence ATGAACTACGCATCCATCCTCGAACAGATCCGCGGCGATCTGCAGCCTTTTCTGGGCACCGGCAAGGTGGCCGATTACATTCCGGAACTCGCCACGGTGCCCGCCGACAGTTTCGGCATGGCGATCGTCACGGCGTCGGGTGAAATTTTCCGCACCGGCGAGGCCGACACGCGCTTTTCCATTCAGAGCATTTCCAAGCTGTTCGCCTGCACGCTCGCGTTCCAGTTGCTCGGCGACGCACTGTGGGAACGGGTCGGCCGGGAGCCCTCGGGCACCGCGTTCAATTCGCTCGTCCAGCTCGAAAGCGAGCGCGGCAAGCCGCGCAATCCGTTCATCAACGCCGGCGCGCTGGTCGTGACCGATGTGCTGTGCCGCCGCTTCGTGCAGGCCGAGACGGCGCTGGTCGAATTCATGCGACGGCTGACGGGCGAAACGAGCATCGACTACGATTCGCGCATCGCTCAGTCGGAGCTGCAGCACGCCCACCGCAACCGCGCGATGGCGCACTTCATGGCGAGCTTCGGCAACATGGAGATGCCGCCAGAAGTGGTGGTCGATGCTTATTGCCGTCAATGCGCGATCTCGATGAGTTGCGTCGAGCTGGCGAAGGCGGCGCTGTTCCTGACCAATCATGGCGTGGCGCCGGTCACCGGCGAACGGATTCTCGACACGAGTTCGGCCAAGCGCCTTTCCGCGCTGATGCTGACCTGCGGCACTTACGACGCGGCGGGCGATTTCGTCTACCGGGTCGGCTTGCCGGCGAAAAGCGGCGTGGGCGGCGGGATCGTCGCCGTGCTGCCGGGCGAGATGGCGGCATGCGTGTGGTCGCCGGCGCTGGATAGCAATGGCAACTCGGCGGCGGGCGTGCTGGCGCTGGAGTGGTTGACAACTTATACGGGGCAGTCGATTTTTTGA